AATGTTAGTAATTAATAAGTATTCTTGGGTGTGTGTAAGGGTATTAAGGGCATTCCATGttaaatgatgatatttatcTGTTAGATCATGATAGATTCAGTCGGAGCCTTTAttctattttctttgtgtttttgaataggctgctgctatgcaaaagctaatggggatttaaacaaacaaacaaaaacaaaaaacaagctgTGTCTCTCTATATTGCCTTCCAGGCTTCCAGGGATGGAGTCGATGCCTGGACAGCAGCATCGAGACCCGGGACGAGAcgccagctcctcctcctcaccccccAACACCAAGCAGGACGCACCGAGCTACTCTCTCAAACCCAACCAAGTGAGTGAGACGGCCCTGTACGGGGTGCCCATCGTATGTCTGGTCATCGACGGTAAGGAGAGACTCTGCCTGGCGCAGATATCCAACACCCTGCTGAAGAACTACAGCTACAACGAGATCCACAACCGGCGGGTGGCTCTGGGCATCACCTGCGTGCAGTGCACCCCGGTGCAGCTGGAGCTGCTGCGGAGAGCCGGAGCCATGCCCATCTCCTCACGGCGCTGCGGCATGATCACCAAGCGGGAGGCCGAGCGGCTCTGCAAGTCCTTCCTCGGAGCTCACAGTCCGCCCAAACTACCGGAGAACTTCGCCTTTGACGTGACGCACGACTGCGCCTGGGGCTCCAGAGGCAGCTTCATCCCGGCCCGGTACAACAGCTCCAGAGCCAAGTGCATCAAGTGCACCTTCTGCAACATGTACTTCTCTCCGAACAAGTTCATCTTCCACTCGCACCGCACCACCGAGTCCAAGTACCTGCAGCCGGACGCGGCCAACTTCAACTCGTGGAGGCGCCACCTGAAGCTGACGGACAAGAAGCAGGCGGACGACGTGCACCACGCGTGGGAGGACGTGAAGGCCATGTTCAACGGGGGCAGCAGGAAGAGGACTCTGCCCATGGGGGGGTCGTCAATGTCCTCCATGAAGTCCTCCTCGTCCAGCCTGGCCCAGCAGACCAGCTCAGCTGAAATCCCTCACAAAGCATCCCGGTGCGATGAGGATCAGGTCAGTTTGGCCACCGGAGCCCGGTCCTACCCGGTGATCCCGGTGCCCAGTAAGAGCTTCAGCCTGCTCCAGAAGATCCCCCCTCCTCTGTTCCCCCATCACCCCTACGGGTTCCCCCCATACGGGCTGTGTCACAAGAAGAGCGACTCGGTGCCGGATCAGAACAAGACCACCACCACGGTGTCCGGTGTGTTCTGGCCCGGTGGAGCCAAAGACCTGTACCCGGCCTTCCCCATGTTCTGGCCTACAGCTGGAGGACTCTACCCGACCTCTCCACCAAAACCTCTACCGGAGCTGCCAGGAGTCCGGCAGGTGGACTTGGACTTACCGGATCAAAGCGACACCCCCAAAGACTCGAACCAGCACCctctccatcctcacctccaGGACTCCTCCAGCTCCCAGTCCTCCTCCACCAGGAACGACGAGGACAAGtccggagacgaggctccgcaGAGGAAGATCAGCTACATCTCGGCCTTCAGACCCGTCGTGAAGGACGTCGAGACCATCCAGAAGCTCTACGGGAACCGGGACTACTCCAGTGCGCGTCCCGGTGGATACCTGTCACCGGATTTTATCAGCGAGAGCTCCAGCTATAGGTCCGTATCACCGGACAGGGACAGCGTGGTGGacgatgaggatgatgatgatgacctgGACGTGGATGTGGAGTCCAACCGGGgacaggatgaggaggaggaaccGATACAGATCTCATCACCGGGAGGGCACCACAGTGAGTCCTCCCCGGTGCCGGACCGGGTCTCCTCTGGTGCTGAGGAGAGTCAGGAGCATCCTGCTGCCTCCagctctcctccagcagcagcagcatcaccgGAGGACTCCTCAGTCCACACCGGGTCTTCAGATGAGGACAGACGGATCCGTACTgtctcccctcttcctcttcctcttcctcttcaccaGGTAAGATCAGATTAAATTAAAACGTTAATGATCCGAAGCGGAATGGTCTCAGTTTGAAGAGAATATGATGAAGACTTTATAGAAGAGAGGAGGCcaataatttttatttatttaaccaggagtaaaagCTCATTGAGATTATAAAAATCTATTTTCCAAGAGTGTCCTCCTGGCCAAGATagtgcagcagcacagttacacgcagttgcagacataaaacaaaacataataattgaaaacgaagacaaagagcacatttaaaaatcataaggtatcaaaaaaaacattcatcaacattcataaaacatctacagccagatgtgccataaaaatgtaatcAGGATCAATTGGcctgaattttaaaaaaatacgtAGATATTTGATCATAAATATTAACAAGAATAAAGGTTAATATGGTGGGGAAATGACATTAACTGCCTTGCTGAAGTGCCATTTTGCAAGGCAGCAAGGTTCACCTCTATTTTAGTGAAAGAGAAtttacacaaaaataaatacaagttcaagtttatttgtcatatgcatttaaaagtacagtgtacagtgaaatgcaatgaaatgcattttaccctggctctctctcagcccttaaaatctataaatagtacagttgataaaCTGTACTAAAAACATactaatacatttaattaacaATATTAATTTGTAATCATATATCGTCTTTTTCAATCAGGGTAATCAGAGAATAAAACCCTAATTCATCCTgatatatttctatttattcccaTTAAAAATAATCAGTGTGTGTTAATTATAAGACATTATTTAACCACCAGATCAGTGTTTTTGAATGCAAAAACCTTCAACATCTTCACCACAAATTGCAGGGctgcaagaagaaaaaaaagggccTCAATTATGTGAAGAACTTCAGTAAATGAGGTATAATTGCTGTGCGTTATTAAACGCGATTCATCTTCATGTTACAGGTGTACGCGCATGAAAAGGACTCGAGCCACGTGCTGCTGAGCGAGCCGTCGTCGTTTGGCTCCAAACACTCGAGCAGATCCAACGGTATAATTATTCAGCCCATTCATGCTTTTTGGGTTATTAATGCAAATTGGGGCGTTTTTTGTctcatttaattttaaaatgtctcatttaatttaaaatgtttgtgtttatagGTGTCCATCATGTGTCTGAAATACAGAACCAACGCAACGCGTCATCCTACCACGAGCAGAAGGACAGACAAGGTTGTTAATTAttctcttttatatttttattattattaaattcaAAAATCTACCCATACTTATCTATTTTATCTGCTTTACTGTATTTCCCCAGACGCATTTTTATAATCTCTTTGTTCTATAGGTGACTTATTTGTAGGTTAATTAacgtgttttattgtttttgcgCAGCGGATGGAGCTTTACGCATCGACATCAGTGTGCACGAGAGAGATCTGGAGAGCATGGCGAAAGGTGAGAGGCTGTTTTTCACCatcaaaaggaaataaaagaaagagagcAGGTGATATTAATTATCACCAGCAATTAGTCCTGTTTATATTTGTAATTTGCCAgccaataaatatatatttatactgcaGCTAAACGGTCACCACATTTCattaagacatttatttaaatgtgagaaaatgaaatTTAATGAGATATTGCAATTAATTGCTCTTTATGTTTAATTTCTGAACGTATGAACCCAAATTATACCTCGTCCACAGTtgtttaattataaaaaataataaaatgacatttaatATTAAACATTAGATTCCAGCTCATTTTAAATGCATCTAGAGGCCCACGGCCTGCTAAAGATGACGTGCCAAAAACCCAAATGTGAATTTACATTTAGTGGGCCTAAAGTGTTTCCATAGTTGTTAACCACTTAATCACGAGATGTGGGAGTTTTGACTTATTATTGTAAGAGGAAATCGTTTAGAGGCTATTAATATTTTAACGAACAGAGCCATAACCCCGAGGCACGGCAGCTAATTATTTTACAACGCTTGGTGAAACCCTGGGACTCCATTATTATCGTCTCAGGCTGCAGGCAACGCATGGCAATTACTGTGGCAGCGAGCGAGAGGAGAAGCGGCGGAGTGGTTGTTATCGAGGATGTAAACGCACCTGAAGTCGCTTTACTGGGCTCACATCAATCTTTATGTGCACAAATTCAAAATATATCAGAGTAAGTGGAATCAAATTGATGTGAGGTGGATTAGGACGgagatgaaaatgtgttttttgcagATATTTGTGTTGGTATATTGGTGGTTCTGGTGCTTGGTTTCTTACTGCACCACTTTTCCCCTGCTTGGAGTTCAGATGTTCCAGTGTTTTTAGGGTGAATAATGACATTTCCTTGCAGCAGATGAAAAGAAGTTGGTGTTGACACATTTTTTCTGGCTTTTGGCTTTGCAGAGGAGTTGCAGAAGCAGCTTGTGGAGCAAGTGGAGTTGAGGAAAAAGTTGGAGAGAGAATTTCAGCATTTAAAAGGTAGGAGGACAAAAGTGAGTTGAAGCCACTGAGagataggggtgtaagaaaatattgaaaaaatcgAATATCACgattttatgttttgtgatactgtatcgattctcaaacaCTCTATATATTTTggattaatagtttacatgcaaagatgaactcagtcaatacttgatttaatttacaaagagaaacagtgtatgtgccctctcaaataGAGCTATGATGTTGGGTGTTATatggactgtgataaatgcaaatgcagatcttaCTGTTCTGAATGCATAAAAAAGTCACCTTTTTGACTCAGATGTTATGCATTTGgaggtgtgttctttatactatgatagttttcctaaaattagatttaaaaaatcccaATACATTGCCGTaattacagtatcgcaatatatcgccatATATTGGATCGTAACCCcggtatcatgatacgtatcgtatcgccagattcttgccaatacacagccctaatgtgAGAtgtgttttgcatctttttttggATCTACGCTTGCAGCCTAGATGTTAGGAGAAGTTGTGTTTTATCCTTTGAATGCAGGAATGTGTCTTTAAATGTATCCCCACAATGTCAGAGAGTTTCCATCTGATGTGGCCTTCGGTACTCTTCAGATAATTTTCAGGATCAAATGAAGCGTGAGCTGTCCTACAGAGAGGAAATGGtccagcagctgcagattgttcGAGGTTGGTCTCTCTCTATTTTGTGCCTCTATAGATTATGACTGTAAAGTGGATGTAGATCAATGCTCTTTAAGTTTATGGGAAAAATATCCGAGCCACAAAAATAGTAACATATCAATCAATCTGAACCAACTAGCCTCTGAACTAAAACAGAAAGGAAAAGTGACACTTGCATATTGAAATATTGCCGATCTGTGTCCAGCCTTTTTCCTGTAAACTCCTTATTTTTTCTCCTGCAGTTGAGTAAATTATTAGATATGAGAAGGTGAAACTGAAAccacattgttttgtttgcaaagGTTATTTTCTCCTAAATCATGCTCTGGAAAATTGAATAGACAGACCCATTATGTAGTGCTGTATCGGTTACATGCAGTAGACAGCAACTAATGCCACCCGTTAAAGGATTGGTGTAATGTTACAGTAGTTTAAATACAGGGTTCAAGTACACAGAGGGGTCACTCTAAATACCATAGGGGCAAGCGGCATACATTACACTCCTCAGATGCAACGCAGCAgctcacatcttctattttttttctttttttattccttttttgaccaattttttatttttggaataGACACTTTGTGCAGCGAGTTGGACCAAGAGAGAAAAGCTCGTTATGCAATACAGCAGAAGCTGAAAGGTAATTTTATCTGGTCCAAAAGAGGAACATGAATACATGTATTTTTAACATAAATATGCAAGtgctac
This window of the Sebastes fasciatus isolate fSebFas1 chromosome 2, fSebFas1.pri, whole genome shotgun sequence genome carries:
- the skor1a gene encoding SKI family transcriptional corepressor 1a isoform X1, which produces MESMPGQQHRDPGRDASSSSSPPNTKQDAPSYSLKPNQVSETALYGVPIVCLVIDGKERLCLAQISNTLLKNYSYNEIHNRRVALGITCVQCTPVQLELLRRAGAMPISSRRCGMITKREAERLCKSFLGAHSPPKLPENFAFDVTHDCAWGSRGSFIPARYNSSRAKCIKCTFCNMYFSPNKFIFHSHRTTESKYLQPDAANFNSWRRHLKLTDKKQADDVHHAWEDVKAMFNGGSRKRTLPMGGSSMSSMKSSSSSLAQQTSSAEIPHKASRCDEDQVSLATGARSYPVIPVPSKSFSLLQKIPPPLFPHHPYGFPPYGLCHKKSDSVPDQNKTTTTVSGVFWPGGAKDLYPAFPMFWPTAGGLYPTSPPKPLPELPGVRQVDLDLPDQSDTPKDSNQHPLHPHLQDSSSSQSSSTRNDEDKSGDEAPQRKISYISAFRPVVKDVETIQKLYGNRDYSSARPGGYLSPDFISESSSYRSVSPDRDSVVDDEDDDDDLDVDVESNRGQDEEEEPIQISSPGGHHSESSPVPDRVSSGAEESQEHPAASSSPPAAAASPEDSSVHTGSSDEDRRIRTVSPLPLPLPLHQVYAHEKDSSHVLLSEPSSFGSKHSSRSNGVHHVSEIQNQRNASSYHEQKDRQADGALRIDISVHERDLESMAKEELQKQLVEQVELRKKLEREFQHLKDNFQDQMKRELSYREEMVQQLQIVRDTLCSELDQERKARYAIQQKLKEAHDALHHFSCKMLTPRQCTGACTFKPPLLPP
- the skor1a gene encoding SKI family transcriptional corepressor 1a isoform X3 produces the protein MESMPGQQHRDPGRDASSSSSPPNTKQDAPSYSLKPNQVSETALYGVPIVCLVIDGKERLCLAQISNTLLKNYSYNEIHNRRVALGITCVQCTPVQLELLRRAGAMPISSRRCGMITKREAERLCKSFLGAHSPPKLPENFAFDVTHDCAWGSRGSFIPARYNSSRAKCIKCTFCNMYFSPNKFIFHSHRTTESKYLQPDAANFNSWRRHLKLTDKKQADDVHHAWEDVKAMFNGGSRKRTLPMGGSSMSSMKSSSSSLAQQTSSAEIPHKASRCDEDQVSLATGARSYPVIPVPSKSFSLLQKIPPPLFPHHPYGFPPYGLCHKKSDSVPDQNKTTTTVSGVFWPGGAKDLYPAFPMFWPTAGGLYPTSPPKPLPELPGVRQVDLDLPDQSDTPKDSNQHPLHPHLQDSSSSQSSSTRNDEDKSGDEAPQRKISYISAFRPVVKDVETIQKLYGNRDYSSARPGGYLSPDFISESSSYRSVSPDRDSVVDDEDDDDDLDVDVESNRGQDEEEEPIQISSPGGHHSESSPVPDRVSSGAEESQEHPAASSSPPAAAASPEDSSVHTGSSDEDRRIRTVSPLPLPLPLHQVYAHEKDSSHVLLSEPSSFGSKHSSRSNGVHHVSEIQNQRNASSYHEQKDRQADGALRIDISVHERDLESMAKEELQKQLVEQVELRKKLEREFQHLKDNFQDQMKRELSYREEMVQQLQIVREAHDALHHFSCKMLTPRQCTGACTFKPPLLPP
- the skor1a gene encoding SKI family transcriptional corepressor 1a isoform X4; amino-acid sequence: MESMPGQQHRDPGRDASSSSSPPNTKQDAPSYSLKPNQVSETALYGVPIVCLVIDGKERLCLAQISNTLLKNYSYNEIHNRRVALGITCVQCTPVQLELLRRAGAMPISSRRCGMITKREAERLCKSFLGAHSPPKLPENFAFDVTHDCAWGSRGSFIPARYNSSRAKCIKCTFCNMYFSPNKFIFHSHRTTESKYLQPDAANFNSWRRHLKLTDKKQADDVHHAWEDVKAMFNGGSRKRTLPMGGSSMSSMKSSSSSLAQQTSSAEIPHKASRCDEDQVSLATGARSYPVIPVPSKSFSLLQKIPPPLFPHHPYGFPPYGLCHKKSDSVPDQNKTTTTVSGVFWPGGAKDLYPAFPMFWPTAGGLYPTSPPKPLPELPGVRQVDLDLPDQSDTPKDSNQHPLHPHLQDSSSSQSSSTRNDEDKSGDEAPQRKISYISAFRPVVKDVETIQKLYGNRDYSSARPGGYLSPDFISESSSYRSVSPDRDSVVDDEDDDDDLDVDVESNRGQDEEEEPIQISSPGGHHSESSPVPDRVSSGAEESQEHPAASSSPPAAAASPEDSSVHTGSSDEDRRIRTVSPLPLPLPLHQVYAHEKDSSHVLLSEPSSFGSKHSSRSNGVHHVSEIQNQRNASSYHEQKDRQADGALRIDISVHERDLESMAKEELQKQLVEQVELRKKLEREFQHLKDNFQDQMKRELSYREEMVQQLQIVRAHDALHHFSCKMLTPRQCTGACTFKPPLLPP
- the skor1a gene encoding SKI family transcriptional corepressor 1a isoform X2 encodes the protein MESMPGQQHRDPGRDASSSSSPPNTKQDAPSYSLKPNQVSETALYGVPIVCLVIDGKERLCLAQISNTLLKNYSYNEIHNRRVALGITCVQCTPVQLELLRRAGAMPISSRRCGMITKREAERLCKSFLGAHSPPKLPENFAFDVTHDCAWGSRGSFIPARYNSSRAKCIKCTFCNMYFSPNKFIFHSHRTTESKYLQPDAANFNSWRRHLKLTDKKQADDVHHAWEDVKAMFNGGSRKRTLPMGGSSMSSMKSSSSSLAQQTSSAEIPHKASRCDEDQVSLATGARSYPVIPVPSKSFSLLQKIPPPLFPHHPYGFPPYGLCHKKSDSVPDQNKTTTTVSGVFWPGGAKDLYPAFPMFWPTAGGLYPTSPPKPLPELPGVRQVDLDLPDQSDTPKDSNQHPLHPHLQDSSSSQSSSTRNDEDKSGDEAPQRKISYISAFRPVVKDVETIQKLYGNRDYSSARPGGYLSPDFISESSSYRSVSPDRDSVVDDEDDDDDLDVDVESNRGQDEEEEPIQISSPGGHHSESSPVPDRVSSGAEESQEHPAASSSPPAAAASPEDSSVHTGSSDEDRRIRTVSPLPLPLPLHQVYAHEKDSSHVLLSEPSSFGSKHSSRSNGVHHVSEIQNQRNASSYHEQKDRQADGALRIDISVHERDLESMAKEELQKQLVEQVELRKKLEREFQHLKDNFQDQMKRELSYREEMVQQLQIVRDTLCSELDQERKARYAIQQKLKAHDALHHFSCKMLTPRQCTGACTFKPPLLPP
- the skor1a gene encoding SKI family transcriptional corepressor 1a isoform X5, which codes for MESMPGQQHRDPGRDASSSSSPPNTKQDAPSYSLKPNQVSETALYGVPIVCLVIDGKERLCLAQISNTLLKNYSYNEIHNRRVALGITCVQCTPVQLELLRRAGAMPISSRRCGMITKREAERLCKSFLGAHSPPKLPENFAFDVTHDCAWGSRGSFIPARYNSSRAKCIKCTFCNMYFSPNKFIFHSHRTTESKYLQPDAANFNSWRRHLKLTDKKQADDVHHAWEDVKAMFNGGSRKRTLPMGGSSMSSMKSSSSSLAQQTSSAEIPHKASRCDEDQVSLATGARSYPVIPVPSKSFSLLQKIPPPLFPHHPYGFPPYGLCHKKSDSVPDQNKTTTTVSGVFWPGGAKDLYPAFPMFWPTAGGLYPTSPPKPLPELPGVRQVDLDLPDQSDTPKDSNQHPLHPHLQDSSSSQSSSTRNDEDKSGDEAPQRKISYISAFRPVVKDVETIQKLYGNRDYSSARPGGYLSPDFISESSSYRSVSPDRDSVVDDEDDDDDLDVDVESNRGQDEEEEPIQISSPGGHHSESSPVPDRVSSGAEESQEHPAASSSPPAAAASPEDSSVHTGSSDEDRRIRTVSPLPLPLPLHQVYAHEKDSSHVLLSEPSSFGSKHSSRSNGVHHVSEIQNQRNASSYHEQKDRQADGALRIDISVHERDLESMAKEELQKQLVEQVELRKKLEREFQHLKEAHDALHHFSCKMLTPRQCTGACTFKPPLLPP
- the skor1a gene encoding SKI family transcriptional corepressor 1a isoform X6; the encoded protein is MESMPGQQHRDPGRDASSSSSPPNTKQDAPSYSLKPNQVSETALYGVPIVCLVIDGKERLCLAQISNTLLKNYSYNEIHNRRVALGITCVQCTPVQLELLRRAGAMPISSRRCGMITKREAERLCKSFLGAHSPPKLPENFAFDVTHDCAWGSRGSFIPARYNSSRAKCIKCTFCNMYFSPNKFIFHSHRTTESKYLQPDAANFNSWRRHLKLTDKKQADDVHHAWEDVKAMFNGGSRKRTLPMGGSSMSSMKSSSSSLAQQTSSAEIPHKASRCDEDQVSLATGARSYPVIPVPSKSFSLLQKIPPPLFPHHPYGFPPYGLCHKKSDSVPDQNKTTTTVSGVFWPGGAKDLYPAFPMFWPTAGGLYPTSPPKPLPELPGVRQVDLDLPDQSDTPKDSNQHPLHPHLQDSSSSQSSSTRNDEDKSGDEAPQRKISYISAFRPVVKDVETIQKLYGNRDYSSARPGGYLSPDFISESSSYRSVSPDRDSVVDDEDDDDDLDVDVESNRGQDEEEEPIQISSPGGHHSESSPVPDRVSSGAEESQEHPAASSSPPAAAASPEDSSVHTGSSDEDRRIRTVSPLPLPLPLHQVYAHEKDSSHVLLSEPSSFGSKHSSRSNGVHHVSEIQNQRNASSYHEQKDRQADGALRIDISVHERDLESMAKEELQKQLVEQVELRKKLEREFQHLKAHDALHHFSCKMLTPRQCTGACTFKPPLLPP